In a single window of the Rhodoferax saidenbachensis genome:
- a CDS encoding cation-translocating P-type ATPase translates to MVLPATHPDSKGLSAADAAARLHEDGPNTLPTDRRRTWLAIAMETLREPMFALLLAAALLYLLLGDMQEGLILLALVLVVLALTLYQEGKTEQAIAALRDLTSPRALVLRNGVPTRIAGSDVVCGDVLVLAEGDRIAADATLLSGRDMQVDESLLTGEAVPVEKNPHAPPLRGSLPPEGANSPRGGPSTLYSGTLLVRGHGSALVTATGARSEIGRIGAALGALNTEVSPLKKQTARLVKVLALVALGASLALFLAFGLLRGDWLAALLAAIALAMALLPQEFTVVLTVLPALGAWRLSKKQVLTRRIAAIETLGATSVLCVDKTGTLTENRMTVAQLHVQEADGSNAHTLDIDYAASAELPETFHTLVEYSILASVEEPFDPMEKAFHRLGQHFLAGTEHLHRDWTLEREYGLTPQLRAMSHVWRAVKGEAHVVAAKGSPEAIADLCHLDTAAQQRIAQAVDAMAAKGLRVLGVAEARFAGTDWPAVEHDFEFAFVGLLGLADPLRAEIPLAMAQCHSAGIRVVMITGDYPTTALAIARAARIPVKEAANVLTGDTIDTLSDAELQTHMQTVSVCARVAPQQKLRIVQALKANGEVVAMTGDGVNDAPALKAAHVGVAMGGRGTDVAREAASLVLLDDNFASIVGAVQLGRRIFDNLRKSMSYILAVHVPVAGMALLPVLMGWPVLLYPLHIAFLELVVDPACSMVFENEPEEADVMQRPPRDASAQLFGGMTLLLALLQGLGVLLVTVGAYLWSTSWLDANASRAFVFVTLVAGNLALIFSNRSRSGGLWASLQVPNRTLWIVSALALALMALTVYVPWLANLFFFAPLTALDLMAALGLGGASVLWFEAMKRWRSTATAPH, encoded by the coding sequence ATGGTTCTACCGGCGACACATCCAGACTCCAAGGGCTTGAGTGCGGCCGATGCGGCTGCCCGTCTGCACGAAGACGGGCCCAACACGCTGCCCACGGACCGCCGTCGCACCTGGCTGGCCATTGCCATGGAAACCCTGCGCGAGCCCATGTTCGCGTTGCTCTTGGCGGCGGCCTTGTTGTATCTCCTGCTGGGTGATATGCAGGAGGGCCTGATTCTGCTGGCGCTGGTGTTGGTCGTACTGGCCCTGACACTGTACCAAGAAGGAAAAACCGAACAGGCCATAGCCGCCCTGCGTGATCTCACCAGCCCGCGTGCACTGGTGCTGCGCAACGGCGTTCCCACCCGTATCGCGGGCAGTGACGTGGTGTGCGGTGATGTACTGGTACTGGCAGAGGGCGACCGCATTGCTGCGGACGCGACCTTGCTGTCGGGCAGAGATATGCAGGTCGATGAATCGCTACTGACAGGTGAAGCAGTTCCTGTGGAAAAAAACCCGCACGCTCCACCGCTGCGCGGGTCGCTGCCCCCCGAGGGGGCCAACTCGCCTAGGGGCGGCCCATCCACCCTGTACTCCGGGACCTTGCTGGTACGGGGCCACGGCAGTGCGCTGGTGACGGCAACGGGCGCACGTAGCGAGATCGGCCGCATCGGTGCTGCGCTGGGCGCCCTGAACACCGAGGTCTCGCCGCTCAAGAAACAGACCGCACGGCTGGTGAAAGTGCTGGCGCTCGTCGCCCTGGGAGCCAGCCTGGCCTTGTTTCTGGCGTTTGGCCTGTTGCGGGGCGACTGGCTGGCTGCGCTGCTGGCGGCCATCGCCTTGGCGATGGCGCTGCTGCCACAAGAATTCACCGTGGTGCTCACCGTCTTGCCCGCGCTGGGCGCGTGGCGCCTGTCCAAGAAGCAGGTGCTGACGCGGCGTATTGCCGCGATAGAAACGCTGGGCGCCACATCGGTGTTGTGCGTGGACAAAACCGGCACGCTAACCGAAAACCGCATGACGGTGGCGCAGTTGCATGTGCAGGAGGCCGATGGAAGCAACGCCCACACACTGGACATTGACTACGCCGCCAGCGCCGAGCTGCCCGAAACCTTTCACACCCTGGTGGAGTACTCCATTCTGGCCAGTGTGGAGGAGCCCTTTGACCCGATGGAAAAGGCCTTCCACCGCCTGGGCCAGCATTTCCTGGCGGGCACGGAGCACCTGCACCGCGATTGGACGCTGGAGCGTGAATACGGCCTGACGCCGCAGCTGCGCGCCATGTCCCACGTGTGGCGTGCCGTCAAAGGCGAGGCGCATGTGGTGGCCGCCAAGGGCTCGCCCGAAGCGATTGCCGACCTGTGCCATCTGGACACGGCGGCCCAGCAGCGCATCGCGCAGGCGGTGGACGCCATGGCGGCAAAGGGCCTGCGCGTGCTGGGCGTCGCCGAAGCGCGTTTTGCGGGCACGGACTGGCCGGCCGTTGAGCATGATTTCGAATTTGCATTTGTCGGCCTGCTGGGGTTGGCAGATCCGCTGCGCGCCGAGATCCCGCTGGCCATGGCGCAGTGCCACAGCGCTGGCATTCGTGTGGTGATGATCACCGGCGACTACCCCACAACCGCCCTGGCCATTGCACGGGCCGCGCGGATACCTGTGAAAGAGGCTGCGAACGTACTGACCGGCGACACGATAGACACTCTGAGCGATGCCGAACTGCAGACCCACATGCAAACTGTGTCGGTGTGCGCGCGTGTGGCGCCACAGCAAAAACTGCGCATCGTGCAAGCCCTCAAAGCCAACGGCGAGGTGGTAGCCATGACCGGTGACGGCGTGAATGACGCCCCGGCACTGAAGGCTGCGCATGTGGGTGTGGCCATGGGCGGACGCGGCACCGACGTGGCGCGTGAAGCCGCGTCCCTGGTGCTGCTGGACGACAACTTCGCGTCCATCGTCGGCGCGGTGCAGCTCGGGCGGCGCATTTTTGACAACCTGCGCAAATCCATGTCCTACATCCTGGCCGTGCATGTGCCCGTGGCCGGCATGGCCTTGCTGCCCGTGCTGATGGGTTGGCCGGTATTGTTGTACCCGCTGCACATTGCGTTTCTGGAGCTGGTGGTGGACCCGGCCTGCTCCATGGTGTTTGAAAACGAACCCGAAGAAGCCGATGTGATGCAGCGTCCGCCGCGCGATGCCAGCGCACAACTCTTTGGTGGCATGACGTTGTTGCTGGCCTTGTTGCAAGGCCTGGGCGTATTGCTGGTGACCGTAGGGGCCTATCTGTGGAGCACCAGTTGGCTGGATGCAAATGCCAGCCGTGCCTTTGTTTTTGTGACTCTGGTCGCGGGCAATCTGGCACTGATTTTCTCCAACCGTTCGCGCTCGGGCGGGCTGTGGGCCTCACTGCAGGTACCCAATCGCACCTTGTGGATCGTGAGCGCCCTGGCGCTGGCCCTGATGGCGCTGACGGTGTATGTGCCGTGGCTGGCCAACTTGTTTTTCTTTGCACCGCTGACCGCACTTGATCTGATGGCCGCGCTGGGACTGGGCGGTGC
- the mgtA gene encoding magnesium-translocating P-type ATPase: MTLPPPVPSATEGLSQSQAEQRLAQWGPNQLRPAVQRAALLQFMAQFRNPLVLILLAAASVSALTGDLSGALVISVIVVMSVALDFVQAYRAGQAAAKLALQVAVTATVLRDGKPHDLPVAQLVPGDVVLLSAGDLIPADAHVLEAKDFFVNQAQLTGEPYPVEKKARATVPATEASWELDAVDSVFMGSSVVSGSAHVLLGRTGSSSALGQIAVSLADKAPPTAFEIGTRQFGVLIMRLTLLLVLFTLLVNVALHRTLLESFLFAVALAVGLTPELLPMVVSVTLTRGALRMAALKVIVKRPSAIQDMGAMDVLCTDKTGTLTEAHIRLERHVDADGRENAEVLRLAYLNSYFESGLKSPLDDAILAHGEIDATGWAKIDEVPFDFERRRVSVLLEKDAQRQLLVKGAPEDILKLCTHFQDPSGTTQTLDAASLLRINALFDSLSEEGFRVLGIAWKPVPQDHPHAVISDESALVFAGFAAFLDPPKASAGQALQTMADSGVAVKIVTGDNERVTRHVCTQLGIAITGVLTGTELASMNDDALRARVEDVNLFCRVNPAQKNRIILALKARGHVVGYMGDGINDAPSLHTADVGISVDDAVDVAKQAAAMILLEKDLMVLHAGMLEGRRTFGNVMKYIMMATSSNFGNMFSMAAATLFLPFLPMLPLQILLNNLLYDVSEIALPLDEVDAEDLTRPKRWDMGFIRDFMLTIGPISSLFDFLTFYLLLRLFQADETLFRTGWFVESIATQVLVIFVIRTRRNPLRSHPNRWLTLTSLAVVLAAMALPFTPLAGMLGFTPLPAAFFGLLIALLVGYLSLVEGGKQWFYRRHIQTPRA; the protein is encoded by the coding sequence ATGACGCTGCCCCCGCCTGTTCCCTCGGCAACTGAAGGCCTCAGCCAGTCCCAGGCCGAACAGCGCTTGGCCCAGTGGGGCCCCAACCAGTTGCGGCCCGCAGTGCAGCGCGCGGCCCTGCTGCAATTTATGGCGCAGTTCCGCAATCCGCTGGTGCTGATCCTGCTGGCCGCGGCCAGTGTCTCTGCGCTGACGGGTGACTTGAGTGGCGCACTCGTGATCTCTGTGATCGTCGTCATGAGCGTCGCACTGGACTTTGTGCAGGCCTACCGCGCCGGCCAGGCTGCGGCCAAGCTCGCGCTGCAGGTGGCCGTCACGGCCACGGTGCTGCGCGACGGCAAACCCCACGACCTCCCCGTCGCCCAGTTGGTGCCCGGCGACGTGGTCTTGCTGTCCGCTGGCGACCTGATCCCTGCCGACGCCCATGTGCTGGAGGCCAAAGATTTCTTCGTCAACCAGGCCCAGCTCACCGGCGAGCCCTATCCGGTGGAGAAAAAGGCTCGCGCCACCGTGCCCGCAACCGAAGCCTCTTGGGAATTGGACGCAGTCGACAGTGTGTTTATGGGCAGCTCGGTGGTCAGCGGCTCCGCCCATGTATTGCTGGGGCGCACCGGCAGCAGCAGCGCGTTGGGGCAGATTGCAGTGAGCCTGGCCGACAAGGCGCCGCCCACAGCCTTTGAAATCGGCACGCGGCAATTTGGCGTGCTGATCATGCGCCTGACGCTGCTGTTGGTGCTGTTCACGCTCCTGGTCAATGTGGCCTTGCACCGCACCTTGCTCGAATCCTTCCTGTTCGCCGTCGCACTGGCTGTCGGCCTGACACCGGAGCTGCTGCCGATGGTGGTCTCGGTCACACTCACGCGCGGTGCACTGCGCATGGCCGCGCTCAAGGTGATCGTCAAGCGCCCATCGGCTATTCAGGATATGGGCGCGATGGATGTGTTATGCACCGACAAGACCGGCACGCTGACCGAAGCCCATATCCGCCTGGAGCGCCATGTCGATGCCGATGGCCGTGAGAACGCCGAGGTGCTGCGTCTGGCTTACCTGAACAGCTACTTCGAGAGCGGTCTGAAAAGCCCGCTGGATGATGCCATCCTGGCGCACGGCGAGATCGATGCCACAGGCTGGGCCAAGATTGATGAGGTGCCGTTCGACTTTGAGCGCCGCCGCGTCTCGGTGCTACTGGAAAAAGATGCGCAGCGCCAACTGCTGGTCAAAGGGGCCCCTGAAGACATTCTGAAACTCTGCACCCATTTCCAGGACCCCAGCGGTACCACGCAGACACTGGATGCAGCCAGCCTGCTGCGCATCAACGCCTTGTTTGACAGTCTGAGCGAGGAAGGTTTCCGGGTGCTGGGCATTGCGTGGAAGCCAGTTCCGCAAGACCATCCGCATGCAGTGATTTCAGACGAGAGCGCGCTGGTGTTTGCGGGCTTTGCCGCATTTTTGGACCCGCCCAAGGCCAGCGCCGGGCAGGCCCTGCAGACTATGGCCGACAGCGGCGTGGCCGTAAAAATCGTCACCGGCGACAACGAACGGGTGACGCGCCATGTGTGCACGCAGCTCGGCATTGCCATCACTGGCGTGCTTACCGGCACGGAGCTTGCCAGCATGAACGACGATGCCTTACGCGCGCGCGTCGAAGACGTCAATCTGTTCTGCCGTGTGAACCCGGCCCAGAAGAACCGCATCATCCTGGCCCTCAAGGCGCGCGGACATGTGGTGGGCTATATGGGCGACGGCATCAATGACGCGCCGTCGCTGCATACCGCCGATGTCGGCATTTCGGTGGACGATGCGGTGGACGTAGCCAAACAGGCTGCCGCGATGATTCTGCTGGAGAAAGATTTGATGGTGCTGCATGCTGGCATGCTGGAAGGGCGGCGCACCTTTGGCAACGTGATGAAGTACATCATGATGGCCACCAGCTCCAACTTCGGCAACATGTTCAGCATGGCGGCGGCCACCTTGTTTTTGCCATTTTTGCCGATGCTGCCACTGCAGATTCTTCTCAACAACCTGCTCTATGACGTGTCGGAAATTGCGTTGCCGCTGGACGAAGTGGACGCAGAAGATCTGACCCGGCCCAAACGCTGGGACATGGGCTTTATCCGCGACTTCATGCTGACGATCGGCCCTATCAGTTCGCTGTTCGACTTTCTGACCTTCTACCTGCTGTTGCGACTGTTCCAGGCCGATGAAACCCTGTTCCGCACCGGCTGGTTTGTCGAGTCCATCGCCACCCAGGTACTGGTGATTTTCGTCATTCGCACCCGTCGCAACCCGCTGCGCAGCCACCCGAACCGCTGGCTGACGCTCACATCACTGGCAGTGGTACTGGCTGCCATGGCATTGCCGTTCACACCGTTGGCAGGCATGCTGGGCTTCACCCCCCTGCCTGCAGCGTTTTTTGGCTTGCTGATAGCTTTGCTGGTGGGGTATCTCAGCTTGGTGGAAGGAGGAAAACAATGGTTCTACCGGCGACACATCCAGACTCCAAGGGCTTGA
- the radA gene encoding DNA repair protein RadA, with amino-acid sequence MAKDKTIYTCNECGGTSPKWLGKCPHCNAWNTLIESVAQAESAVKNRFASLAKTAEVTVLSDIEASDVERTPTGHEELDRVLGGGIVEGGVVLIGGDPGIGKSTLLLQALDSLQRSGKKTLYVTGEESGAQVALRSRRLGLDHSQVKVLAEIQLEKILATLDAQQPDVAVIDSIQTVYSDQLTSAPGSVAQVRECAAHLTRAAKASGVCIVLVGHVTKEGALAGPRVLEHMVDTVLYFEGDTHSQFRLVRAIKNRFGAVNEIGVFAMTEKGLKGVSNPSAIFLSQHAEPVPGSCVMVTLEGTRPMLVEIQALVDSGGPSPRRLSVGLDKDRLAMLLAVLHRHAGVACMDQDVFVNAVGGVRITEPAADLAVMLSITSSLRGKPLPKGFIAFGEVGLAGEVRPAPRGQERLKEAAKLGFSVAVVPKANAPKKPIEGMTIHAVERVEQAMEVVRGLG; translated from the coding sequence ATGGCCAAAGACAAAACCATCTACACCTGCAACGAATGCGGCGGCACCAGCCCCAAGTGGCTGGGCAAATGCCCGCATTGCAACGCCTGGAACACGCTGATCGAATCGGTTGCGCAGGCGGAGTCGGCCGTGAAGAACCGGTTTGCCTCGCTGGCCAAAACGGCGGAAGTCACGGTGCTGTCCGACATTGAGGCCAGTGACGTGGAGCGCACACCCACCGGGCATGAAGAGCTGGACCGGGTGCTGGGCGGCGGCATTGTCGAAGGCGGTGTGGTGTTGATCGGTGGTGACCCCGGCATTGGCAAGTCCACGCTGCTGTTGCAGGCGCTGGATTCCCTGCAACGCTCGGGCAAAAAGACCCTCTATGTGACCGGCGAAGAGAGCGGGGCGCAAGTGGCGCTGCGTTCACGTCGCCTGGGGCTGGACCATTCGCAGGTGAAAGTGCTGGCCGAAATCCAGCTCGAAAAAATCCTCGCCACGCTGGACGCCCAACAACCGGATGTCGCGGTGATCGACTCCATCCAGACGGTTTATTCGGACCAGCTCACCTCGGCCCCGGGCTCGGTGGCCCAGGTGCGCGAATGTGCGGCGCATCTCACGCGCGCCGCCAAGGCCAGTGGTGTCTGCATCGTGCTGGTCGGCCATGTGACCAAAGAGGGCGCGCTGGCCGGGCCGCGGGTGCTGGAGCACATGGTGGACACGGTGCTGTACTTTGAAGGTGACACGCACAGCCAGTTCCGCCTGGTGCGCGCCATCAAAAACCGCTTTGGTGCGGTCAACGAGATCGGCGTGTTTGCCATGACCGAAAAAGGGCTGAAGGGTGTTTCCAATCCCAGCGCCATTTTCCTGAGCCAGCACGCAGAGCCGGTGCCCGGCAGTTGTGTCATGGTCACGCTGGAAGGCACGCGCCCGATGCTGGTGGAAATTCAGGCGCTGGTGGACAGTGGTGGCCCCAGCCCGCGTCGGCTCTCCGTGGGGCTGGACAAGGACCGCCTGGCCATGCTGCTGGCCGTATTGCACCGCCACGCCGGTGTAGCCTGCATGGACCAGGACGTGTTTGTCAACGCGGTAGGCGGTGTGCGCATCACCGAACCGGCCGCCGATCTGGCGGTCATGTTGTCCATTACCTCCAGCTTGCGCGGCAAACCGCTGCCCAAGGGGTTTATCGCCTTTGGCGAAGTGGGGCTGGCGGGCGAGGTGCGCCCTGCGCCGCGCGGCCAGGAGCGCCTGAAGGAAGCTGCCAAGCTGGGCTTCAGCGTGGCCGTGGTGCCCAAGGCCAATGCACCGAAAAAGCCCATCGAAGGCATGACCATCCATGCGGTGGAGCGGGTCGAGCAGGCCATGGAGGTGGTGCGCGGCTTGGGCTGA
- a CDS encoding methyl-accepting chemotaxis protein, translating into MKSSYFTLGAKLWLFVALVMALLVFTLVFATNRSTEVQTRADAAFAAQNEKINLALQWSGQVETQLTRIVATATTADPAIDELFKGQIPAGSARITEVQKKVETSGLDDTEKKLFDRIGEERKVALVSLAKVRDFKAAGDQPSAAAEVKTNLLSSVDKYVKSLQEFSELQRGRYATLNEGFQVERNANAWIARGLVAGLLVALILGTLVLIRQIRQPLKEAIAVAEKIASGDLSAKVSVDRGDEFGEMMRALAHMQEQLVHLVSDVRRGTDNIATASEEIATGNQDLANRTEQTASNLEKTASSMEQLTATVKQSADSARQANQLAASAAQVAQRGGSVVSQVVTTMDDINASSRKISDIISVIDGIAFQTNILALNAAVEAARAGEQGRGFAVVASEVRSLAGRSAEAAKEIKLLINTSVDKVQGGSALVAQAGETMTEIVSSVQRVTDIMGEITAATSEQAQGIAQVNTAVNELDQMTQQNAALVEESAAAASSMKDQAQRLAEVVSAFKLDNQSVAAKAAPGSSTKPKPSTATPRPALAKPAASPAKTSKPATGAKPMASLSNKPAAPASKPVTTAKPSNGDDDWETF; encoded by the coding sequence ATGAAATCCTCCTACTTCACGTTGGGCGCCAAGTTGTGGTTATTTGTCGCGCTGGTCATGGCACTCCTGGTGTTCACGCTGGTGTTTGCCACCAACCGCAGCACGGAAGTGCAAACACGTGCCGACGCCGCTTTTGCCGCCCAGAACGAGAAGATCAATCTGGCCCTGCAATGGTCTGGTCAGGTGGAAACCCAGCTCACCCGCATCGTTGCCACAGCGACCACGGCCGATCCGGCGATCGATGAACTGTTCAAGGGCCAGATTCCGGCCGGCAGCGCCCGCATCACCGAAGTGCAGAAAAAGGTGGAAACCAGTGGGCTGGACGACACCGAGAAAAAGCTGTTTGACCGTATTGGCGAAGAGCGCAAGGTAGCGCTGGTTTCGCTGGCCAAAGTGCGTGATTTCAAGGCCGCCGGTGACCAGCCCAGTGCGGCTGCTGAGGTCAAAACCAATTTGCTGTCGAGTGTTGATAAATACGTGAAGTCGCTGCAGGAGTTCAGTGAGTTGCAAAGAGGCCGGTACGCAACGCTGAACGAAGGCTTCCAGGTGGAGCGCAATGCCAACGCCTGGATTGCGCGCGGTTTGGTGGCGGGTCTGCTCGTTGCGCTGATCCTGGGCACGCTGGTGCTGATCCGACAGATCCGCCAACCCCTGAAAGAAGCCATTGCCGTGGCGGAGAAGATTGCTTCGGGTGACCTGAGCGCCAAAGTGTCGGTGGACCGTGGCGATGAGTTTGGCGAAATGATGCGGGCCCTTGCCCACATGCAGGAGCAACTGGTGCATCTGGTGTCCGACGTGCGCCGCGGCACCGACAACATTGCCACCGCCAGCGAGGAAATCGCCACCGGCAACCAGGACCTGGCCAACCGCACGGAGCAGACCGCCTCCAATCTCGAAAAAACCGCCTCCAGCATGGAGCAGCTCACCGCCACGGTGAAGCAGTCCGCCGATTCGGCCCGCCAGGCCAACCAGTTGGCCGCGTCTGCCGCCCAGGTGGCGCAACGTGGCGGCAGCGTGGTGAGTCAGGTGGTGACCACCATGGACGACATCAATGCCAGTTCGCGCAAGATCTCCGACATCATCAGCGTGATCGATGGCATCGCGTTCCAGACCAATATCCTGGCGCTGAATGCCGCCGTAGAAGCGGCGCGTGCCGGTGAGCAGGGCCGTGGTTTTGCCGTGGTGGCCAGTGAAGTGCGCTCTCTGGCTGGCCGTTCGGCCGAAGCCGCCAAGGAAATCAAGCTGCTGATTAACACCAGCGTCGACAAGGTGCAGGGCGGCTCTGCCCTCGTGGCGCAGGCTGGTGAAACCATGACAGAAATCGTCAGCTCGGTGCAGCGTGTGACCGACATCATGGGGGAGATCACCGCCGCCACATCTGAGCAGGCCCAGGGCATCGCACAGGTCAATACCGCCGTGAACGAGCTGGACCAGATGACCCAGCAAAACGCCGCGCTGGTGGAAGAGTCGGCCGCCGCAGCCAGCAGCATGAAAGACCAGGCTCAGCGCCTGGCCGAAGTGGTCTCCGCGTTCAAGTTGGACAACCAGTCCGTCGCGGCCAAGGCGGCTCCTGGCAGCAGTACCAAACCCAAGCCATCGACGGCCACGCCACGCCCGGCGCTGGCCAAGCCTGCGGCATCCCCCGCCAAGACCAGCAAACCGGCCACTGGTGCCAAGCCCATGGCCTCCTTGTCGAACAAACCCGCTGCTCCAGCCTCGAAGCCCGTGACCACCGCCAAACCGTCCAACGGGGACGATGACTGGGAAACCTTTTAA
- a CDS encoding DUF1924 domain-containing protein: MHTFFRILGGVTLAWACATTASAGTPAEQLNALAAQAGRSPNPAQGQQFFNAQHGREWSCASCHSALPTGDGKHASTGKPMGPLAPAFNPERFTDPAKSEKWFRRNCNDVLARACTAAEKADVLAWLISLKR; encoded by the coding sequence ATGCATACATTTTTCAGGATTTTGGGTGGGGTGACGCTGGCTTGGGCGTGCGCCACCACGGCGTCGGCGGGCACCCCCGCTGAACAATTGAACGCGCTGGCCGCCCAGGCGGGACGCAGTCCCAATCCGGCCCAAGGTCAACAATTTTTCAATGCCCAACACGGCCGCGAGTGGAGCTGTGCGTCCTGCCACAGCGCACTGCCCACGGGTGACGGCAAACATGCCAGCACCGGCAAGCCCATGGGCCCGCTGGCCCCTGCCTTCAACCCCGAGCGCTTTACCGACCCCGCCAAAAGCGAAAAGTGGTTCCGCCGCAACTGCAATGACGTGCTGGCCCGCGCGTGCACCGCCGCCGAAAAAGCCGATGTGCTGGCCTGGCTGATCAGCCTCAAGCGCTGA
- a CDS encoding diheme cytochrome c, which yields MENRPLALVKYAQAAPKWIATLALTGLAVGSAWADSKGPMVPPLPQYQAECAACHIAYPAGMLPAASWKRVMGSLSKHYGTDASLDETSVRAISQWLQVNAGTYKRVREEPPQDRITTSAWFVRKHDELDPAIWKQAAVKSAANCMACHTRADKGSFSEREITFPKGLDARFRRNWSD from the coding sequence ATGGAAAATCGGCCTCTAGCCCTCGTGAAATATGCGCAAGCAGCTCCTAAATGGATAGCAACTTTGGCCCTGACTGGATTAGCGGTGGGCAGCGCCTGGGCCGATTCCAAAGGCCCCATGGTGCCGCCCCTGCCCCAATACCAGGCCGAATGTGCGGCCTGCCACATTGCCTACCCGGCGGGCATGTTGCCTGCTGCGTCCTGGAAACGGGTCATGGGTTCGCTGAGCAAACACTACGGCACCGATGCGTCCCTGGACGAAACCAGTGTGCGCGCAATCAGCCAGTGGTTGCAGGTGAATGCGGGGACCTACAAGCGGGTGCGGGAGGAGCCACCGCAAGACCGTATCACCACCTCGGCCTGGTTTGTGCGCAAACACGATGAGCTGGACCCTGCCATCTGGAAGCAAGCCGCGGTCAAGAGCGCGGCCAACTGCATGGCCTGCCACACGCGGGCCGACAAAGGCAGCTTTAGCGAACGCGAAATCACCTTCCCCAAAGGCCTGGATGCGCGCTTTCGCCGCAACTGGTCTGACTGA
- a CDS encoding cytochrome b/b6 domain-containing protein: MNTTTFPPGTAPAQPGRRRVVDAPTRVFHWLFALSFLGAYLTADGERLRLLHVTLGYTMAGLLVFRVLYGLLGPRQAGLTLLWRKVSGLWPWAKSLKAAVNTTAEVDAHPAVNWRQGQNLFMALAIVALLMLVLPLTLSGYATYNEWGDFLGGDWVADVHEFFGNTVLAVVLAHIAAIVGLSVLRRKNLAAQMVTGRADEPGPDLAKRNHGWLAALLLCAVLAYWTWEWQQSPQGLISEQAISAVLSGQGDGEND, from the coding sequence ATGAACACTACGACCTTTCCCCCCGGCACCGCGCCGGCCCAACCTGGACGCCGCCGTGTGGTGGATGCGCCCACCCGCGTCTTTCACTGGCTATTTGCCCTGAGCTTTCTGGGCGCTTACCTCACGGCCGATGGCGAGCGCTTGCGCCTGCTGCACGTCACGCTGGGCTACACCATGGCGGGCTTGTTGGTCTTTCGCGTGCTGTACGGTCTGCTGGGGCCGCGCCAGGCGGGTCTGACCCTGCTGTGGCGTAAGGTCTCGGGCCTTTGGCCCTGGGCGAAATCGCTCAAGGCCGCCGTGAACACCACTGCGGAAGTGGACGCACACCCGGCGGTGAACTGGCGCCAGGGGCAAAACCTGTTCATGGCGCTGGCCATCGTTGCCTTGTTGATGCTGGTGCTGCCGCTCACGCTGTCGGGTTACGCCACCTACAACGAGTGGGGCGACTTTCTGGGTGGCGACTGGGTAGCAGACGTGCACGAATTCTTTGGCAACACCGTCTTGGCCGTGGTGCTGGCGCATATTGCCGCCATCGTGGGCCTCAGTGTGTTGCGCCGCAAGAATCTGGCGGCACAGATGGTGACCGGCCGTGCCGATGAACCCGGCCCGGACTTGGCCAAGCGCAACCACGGCTGGTTGGCGGCCTTGCTGCTGTGTGCGGTGTTGGCCTACTGGACCTGGGAGTGGCAGCAGTCGCCCCAAGGATTGATCTCGGAGCAGGCCATCAGTGCCGTGCTCAGTGGGCAAGGTGATGGCGAGAACGACTGA
- a CDS encoding response regulator transcription factor: MRVLLAEDDAMLGDGLRAGLRQLGFQVDWVRDGLAAERELSGGEYTAAVLDLGLPGKDGLDVLQALRSAGVVTPVLVLTARDAVPDRIRGLDLGADDYVLKPVDLHELAARLRSLVRRSHGVAQEVLQMGALALEPGTRRVLWQGAEVTLSTREFDLLHALMRSAGRVLSREQLEQQMYSWGHEVESNAIEVHIHHLRRKLQADAIQTVRGVGYRVNPQPGA, encoded by the coding sequence ATGCGCGTGTTGCTTGCCGAAGACGATGCCATGCTGGGCGACGGCCTGCGGGCCGGGCTGCGCCAGCTGGGTTTTCAGGTCGACTGGGTGCGCGATGGTCTGGCGGCCGAGCGCGAGTTGTCAGGTGGCGAGTACACCGCTGCCGTGCTGGACCTGGGTTTGCCGGGCAAGGACGGCCTGGACGTGCTGCAGGCCCTGCGCAGCGCAGGCGTGGTCACCCCGGTGTTGGTGCTGACGGCTCGGGACGCGGTGCCCGACCGCATCCGCGGGCTGGACCTGGGTGCCGATGACTATGTGCTCAAGCCCGTGGACTTGCATGAACTGGCCGCGCGCCTGCGCTCGCTGGTGCGGCGCTCGCATGGGGTTGCACAAGAGGTATTGCAGATGGGTGCTCTGGCACTGGAACCCGGCACCCGCCGGGTACTTTGGCAAGGTGCGGAGGTGACCTTGTCCACCCGCGAGTTTGACCTCTTGCATGCGCTGATGCGCAGCGCCGGGCGGGTGCTCTCGCGCGAACAGCTGGAGCAGCAGATGTACAGCTGGGGCCACGAGGTGGAGAGCAATGCGATTGAGGTGCACATCCACCACCTGCGGCGCAAGCTGCAGGCCGATGCCATCCAGACCGTGCGGGGCGTGGGCTACCGCGTGAATCCGCAGCCGGGCGCCTGA